In Haloimpatiens massiliensis, the following are encoded in one genomic region:
- a CDS encoding cold-shock protein: MTGTVKWFNSEKGFGFITGEDGKDVFAHFSQINTDGFKTLEEGQKVSYDVVQGQKGPQAENITIL; the protein is encoded by the coding sequence ATGACTGGTACAGTTAAATGGTTTAATTCAGAAAAAGGATTTGGATTTATTACAGGAGAAGATGGAAAAGATGTTTTCGCACATTTTTCTCAAATAAATACAGATGGTTTCAAAACTCTTGAAGAAGGTCAAAAGGTTTCTTATGACGTAGTTCAAGGACAAAAAGGACCACAAGCAGAAAATATTACTATACTATAA